A DNA window from Thiothrix subterranea contains the following coding sequences:
- the purD gene encoding phosphoribosylamine--glycine ligase, giving the protein MKVLVVGGGGREHALAWKIAQSGRVSEVLVAPGNAGTALEPNMRNVPIAAEEVDALLAYAQQHAIELTVVGPEAPLSKGIVDKFRAAGLRCFGPTQQAAQLESSKAFAKDFLARHHIATAEYANFTEVEPAIAYIRKMGAPIVVKADGLAAGKGVILAQTEDEAIAAVQDMLAGNAFGAAGSRVVIEEFLLGEEASFIVMVDGEHVLAMASSQDHKARDNGDKGPNTGGMGAYSPAPVVTPAMHERIMQEVIYPTVRGMAADGIPYTGFLYAGVMINAQGVPKVLEFNCRFGDPETQPIMVRLQSDFVGLLEAALDARLDKVTAEWDSRASLGVVLAAGGYPDAYHKGDVIAGLEVAAILDGKVFHAGTAFQDDKVVTSGGRVLCAVGLGNNVTEAQAAAYRLVQAIDWDKVYYRTDIGHRAIAREKMS; this is encoded by the coding sequence ATGAAAGTGCTGGTAGTAGGCGGCGGTGGGCGTGAACATGCGCTGGCATGGAAAATTGCACAGTCTGGGCGGGTAAGCGAGGTGCTGGTTGCTCCCGGTAATGCGGGTACGGCGTTAGAACCCAATATGCGCAATGTGCCGATTGCGGCGGAAGAGGTGGATGCATTGCTGGCATACGCGCAGCAACACGCGATTGAGTTGACGGTGGTTGGCCCCGAAGCACCGCTTTCCAAAGGCATTGTGGATAAATTCCGTGCGGCAGGTTTGCGTTGTTTTGGCCCCACCCAACAAGCGGCACAATTGGAATCGTCGAAAGCTTTCGCCAAGGATTTTCTGGCGCGGCATCACATTGCCACCGCCGAATACGCGAATTTTACCGAGGTTGAACCGGCGATTGCCTACATCCGCAAAATGGGTGCACCGATTGTGGTGAAGGCCGACGGGTTGGCGGCGGGCAAGGGCGTGATTCTGGCGCAAACCGAAGACGAGGCGATTGCAGCGGTGCAGGATATGCTGGCAGGCAATGCCTTTGGTGCGGCGGGCAGTCGCGTGGTAATCGAGGAATTTTTGCTGGGCGAAGAAGCCAGTTTCATCGTGATGGTGGATGGTGAACACGTGCTGGCAATGGCGAGTTCGCAAGACCACAAAGCCCGTGATAATGGCGATAAAGGCCCGAATACTGGCGGTATGGGGGCGTATTCCCCCGCACCCGTTGTTACCCCGGCGATGCACGAGCGCATTATGCAGGAAGTGATTTACCCCACCGTGCGCGGCATGGCGGCGGATGGCATTCCCTACACCGGCTTTTTGTACGCGGGTGTGATGATTAATGCGCAAGGTGTGCCGAAAGTGCTGGAATTCAATTGCCGCTTTGGCGACCCCGAAACCCAGCCGATTATGGTGCGCTTGCAGTCCGATTTCGTCGGCTTGCTGGAAGCGGCGTTGGATGCGCGTTTGGATAAAGTGACCGCAGAGTGGGATAGTCGTGCGTCATTGGGCGTGGTGTTGGCTGCGGGTGGCTACCCGGATGCGTATCACAAGGGTGATGTGATTGCGGGGTTGGAAGTGGCGGCAATCCTCGATGGCAAGGTGTTTCATGCGGGTACGGCGTTCCAAGATGACAAGGTTGTTACCAGCGGTGGGCGGGTGTTGTGTGCGGTGGGTTTGGGCAATAACGTGACCGAAGCGCAAGCGGCAGCTTACCGGTTGGTGCAAGCGATTGATTGGGATAAGGTGTATTACCGCACAGATATTGGACATCGGGCGATTGCTCGCGAAAAAATGAGCTGA
- a CDS encoding ribbon-helix-helix protein, CopG family yields MTISVRLPPEEQHMLEIAARRVGRSKSDLMRQAVRELCQRLATDNRTPYSLGQDLFGAGSLASAPTDPLKRQIWEKLRAKHKRVG; encoded by the coding sequence ATGACAATTTCTGTACGACTTCCACCGGAAGAGCAGCACATGCTGGAAATAGCAGCGCGGCGCGTAGGGCGCAGCAAGAGTGATCTGATGCGGCAAGCAGTGCGTGAACTATGCCAACGATTGGCAACAGATAACCGCACGCCCTACAGTTTGGGGCAAGATTTGTTCGGTGCGGGTAGCCTTGCATCTGCCCCGACTGATCCGCTGAAACGTCAAATCTGGGAGAAATTGCGTGCCAAACACAAGCGCGTGGGTTGA
- a CDS encoding type II toxin-antitoxin system VapC family toxin produces the protein MPNTSAWVDTGFLVALFAKNDKHHASAQAFLSSLGKIELHSIWPVVVEACFFLDTNGKLALLQWIERGALTLHDISTQDLPIVRNTLEKYQNLEPDFTDAALVTLAGLRKIRHILTVDERDFSIYRLADGSCFERLWV, from the coding sequence GTGCCAAACACAAGCGCGTGGGTTGATACCGGCTTTCTGGTCGCACTATTTGCCAAAAACGACAAACATCATGCTTCTGCCCAAGCGTTCTTGAGCAGCTTAGGGAAAATCGAATTGCATTCTATCTGGCCTGTGGTGGTGGAAGCCTGCTTTTTCCTCGATACCAATGGCAAACTTGCCCTGCTTCAGTGGATAGAACGCGGGGCATTGACGCTGCACGACATCAGCACACAAGATTTACCTATCGTTCGCAACACGCTGGAAAAATACCAAAACCTTGAACCGGATTTCACCGATGCGGCGTTGGTGACATTAGCGGGCTTGCGCAAGATTAGGCATATCCTGACGGTGGATGAGCGGGATTTTTCGATATATCGGCTGGCGGATGGGAGCTGTTTTGAACGGCTGTGGGTGTAA